The nucleotide sequence GTTGCTGTAGCTCGCAACATCGCTCGACAGCTTGCGGGGAAAACGCCCAGACCTTTCCACTACTTTAACAAGGGGAGGCTGGCTATCATCGGTTGCTACTCGGGGGTGGGTCAAATTGGGCCATTCTCCCTGACGGGGTTTCTGCCGTGGCTGATGTGGCTAGTGGTCCATTTCATTTATCTGCCGGGTTTTCGCAGTCGATTACTAGTGTTGTTCAGTTGGCTGCATAATTACATCTTTCAAGATCGCGCTATCCGCCTAATATTGGGCTCTAGGAGCGATCGGAAAATCGTGCCCGAGAGAGCTGAGACTCTACGTCTTTCGTTGCCAAAACCTGGATTTGCACAAACTTCTAAGCGTTCCTCGTAGTGGAGGCTTGCCGAAGTCCAGTAGTTGTGGGAGTCAAGTCGATTCACGAACCCTAAGCCAAGCAAACAGTTGCGATCGCTTCAACTCTAAGCTTTTGGCAAACTCCGGCACTGGCAACAGTCCTTCATCTTCCTCATCAAACCCTTGAGGTTGCTGCCGAGCGCGATAAACTAGCACGATCTGCTCGTCGGGATCGACCAGCCACCCCAATTGAGTCCCGCCATCGAGGCAGTACAGCAGTTTTTTCGTGACGCGGGTGACCGACTGGCCGGGACTGAGGATTTCAATCGCCCAATCGGGCGCTGCCGCGAAGCTGTTGGCAATCGTTCCATCGGGATTGCTGGGAAGTCGATCCCAAGTAAACACCGCAATGTCAGGAACAATCGAGCGTCCCCCAAACGTACAGCGCAGCTCGGGCAGGGCTAGAGCCGAGCGCTCCTTTTCGGTCACCCCATTAATAGCATTGGCCAATTTCAGTTGCAGGCGGCTGTGCTGTCCTTGGGGCATCAGCTTTTGCAGAATTTGACCGTCAATAAATTCGCTGGCGGGCTCGGTTTCTGGCAGTGCGAGAAATTCTTCTACAGAGGTGGGTTGAGTTGGGGTTTGGACCATTACGATCGCTCCTGTGCTACAAGCACCCTGCCCATCTTAACGGGTTGCTCAGTCGCCAGCGACGGCGATCGCGATCTTGCCCACAGTGTGTCCCCGCTCGCTGTGGGTATGGGCGGTGGCTACTTCTGAGAGTGGGTAGGTGCGATCGAGAATGGGGCGCAGGCGATCGCCTTCAATCCACTGTTTGAGATCGCTCAGATCGCTGTTGTTCGGGCGGGCCAAAATCGATCTGGCTTTGGGGCCGGGAAGCCATTCTCGTATCAATCCTTGCAAGACAGCACCAGGGGTGGGAAGGGTGGTAATGTATGTGCCTTTGGGGTGGAGGATGGAGCGGCAACTGCTGAAGGACTGTTTGGCAACTGCGTCGAAGACAATGTCGTATGTCGTGTCTGTATGGGTGGTGAAGTCTTGCTGGGTATAGTCGATCGCGCGATCGCAGCCCAGAGATTTGACGAACTCGATGTTTTTACTGCTGCAGACACCGGTGACGCGAGCGCCGAGGGCTTTGGCAATTTGGACGGCAAAGGTACCCACTCCCCCCGAAGCGCCGTTGATGAGAACGGTTTGCCCCGATTGCAGTTTTCCTTTATTGCGCAGAGCTTGAAGGGCTGTAGTTGCGGCCAGCGGTACTGCTGCTGCTGCTTCGTAGCTCAGATTTTTGGGCTTGAGAGCTGCATATTGGGCGGGGACTGCGACGTATTCGGCATAGGCTCCTGTCGCGAGACCGAGAAAGCCGTAGACTGAATCTCCCGGGCGAAATCCAGCTACAGTTTTGCCAACTGAGACCACCTCACCAGCGAAGTCGCTCCCCAACACCAGCGGCAGTCGGGAGCTGGGGAGCAGTTTGAACATCCCATTGCGGATTTTCCAATCGATCGGGTTGACGCTGGTGGCGCGAACTTTCACCAGTAAGTCATCCGGCTTTTGGGATGGAACGGGAATCTCTTCATACTGCAGAACATCTGCAGAACCATACTTGTGGATAACGATGGCTTTCATTGAGGCTTGCTCCTCCAAAGGTTGCTCGGGCTCCCACACAGGTGATTCCCATTCGCGTTTCAGCTAAGCCCACTGCCATTTTATTTCGGTTCCAGCCGACCCGTTTTCCGTCAGCTTCGCCGAAGAGTTGGGGCAGAGACTGTCAATCCACTACGCTCGATACGAACGGACTGCATGTCCCCCCCAAGCCATCCACGATCGCACAGGTGTTATATTCCAACATTCCTTGATAGCTTCCTTCTGGCGACCCCCGCCGACCAATGCCGTCAGCAATCAAGACGCGATCGGAAATCTCCACCCCCGCTTCTGACGCAACGACGCGCAAAACGCGATCGTTGGTGGTCAATTCGGCAAATACAGTCGGCACCCCACTGGAGCGAATACTCTGCACGAGTTCGCGCACCCGCGCTGCCGTCGGTTCTTCCTCGGGGGACAGTCCCAACAGCGTTCCGGCCACCTCCAAGCCATAGGCGCGAGAGTAATAGCCCATCGCATCGTGAGTGGTTACGAGCAAGCGGCGATCGCTCGGAATTGTCTGAATCTGCTCCCCAATCCATTCATCCAACTGTTCGAGCTCCTGCAGCAGCCTGTCTGTTCTCGACCGGTACAAGTCAGCATGCTCGGGAGATAGCTCGATCGACGTATCTCGCAGCAACTCCACCATGCGGATGCCGTTCTCCACATCGTGCCAAATGTGCGGATCGGGCACTTCTTCCCCTTCAATGCCCACCTCAATCAACTCTTGCACCGCCAACTCGTGAACGGGCACTTTTGGCGCAGGTGAATGGGTGGCTTGCACCATGCGGATGACGGAAGGTTCGAAATTCAGTCCGGCATACAGCACCGCATCTGCCAACTCGATCGCCTGTCTGTCCGATGGCGTGCCCTCGTAGGTGTGGGGATCGCGATCGAAGGCAATCAGGCAGTCGAGCTCGACCGTATCGCCAGCAATCTGTTCCGCCATATCGCACAGCACGCTGTAGGAGGCCACCAGCAACGGTTTCTCCGCATCGACTTGGGGCGATCGCCCGCAGCTTGCCAAGCCCAATCCCAACCCGATCGCCACTACTGCGGTCCACAGGCGATCGCGACTCGTCTCTGTTTGTCTCATCTCCAAGTTCTCAAACCTCAATCAGTTGTATTCGGGCTCGAATGGGGAAATCTACCAACTCGATGGCTAACAGACATCCCAATCCCCAAACTGCCTTTCAGATAAACTCTACAGAGATTGGGGTCATTTTCACAATCATTTCATTTTTAGAGGGAAAATCGAGAATAAGTCTGATATGCTGTCAGCAAACACTGTTTCATATTCCTTTCATTTTTGGAGCGGAGTCGTGCTGCAAGTCAACCATCTCTCTGTCCGCTATCGCGGTATCCACGCTCTGGAGAACGTTCGGTTCTCGGTGGAGCCCGGTCGAGTCGTGGGTATTCTCGGCCCGAATGGGGCGGGGAAAAGTACGATGCTCAAGGCGATGTTGGGGTTGGTGGCTAGTGCAGAGGGT is from Synechococcus sp. PCC 7336 and encodes:
- a CDS encoding Uma2 family endonuclease is translated as MVQTPTQPTSVEEFLALPETEPASEFIDGQILQKLMPQGQHSRLQLKLANAINGVTEKERSALALPELRCTFGGRSIVPDIAVFTWDRLPSNPDGTIANSFAAAPDWAIEILSPGQSVTRVTKKLLYCLDGGTQLGWLVDPDEQIVLVYRARQQPQGFDEEDEGLLPVPEFAKSLELKRSQLFAWLRVREST
- a CDS encoding NAD(P)-dependent alcohol dehydrogenase, with the translated sequence MKAIVIHKYGSADVLQYEEIPVPSQKPDDLLVKVRATSVNPIDWKIRNGMFKLLPSSRLPLVLGSDFAGEVVSVGKTVAGFRPGDSVYGFLGLATGAYAEYVAVPAQYAALKPKNLSYEAAAAVPLAATTALQALRNKGKLQSGQTVLINGASGGVGTFAVQIAKALGARVTGVCSSKNIEFVKSLGCDRAIDYTQQDFTTHTDTTYDIVFDAVAKQSFSSCRSILHPKGTYITTLPTPGAVLQGLIREWLPGPKARSILARPNNSDLSDLKQWIEGDRLRPILDRTYPLSEVATAHTHSERGHTVGKIAIAVAGD
- a CDS encoding metal ABC transporter solute-binding protein, Zn/Mn family gives rise to the protein MRQTETSRDRLWTAVVAIGLGLGLASCGRSPQVDAEKPLLVASYSVLCDMAEQIAGDTVELDCLIAFDRDPHTYEGTPSDRQAIELADAVLYAGLNFEPSVIRMVQATHSPAPKVPVHELAVQELIEVGIEGEEVPDPHIWHDVENGIRMVELLRDTSIELSPEHADLYRSRTDRLLQELEQLDEWIGEQIQTIPSDRRLLVTTHDAMGYYSRAYGLEVAGTLLGLSPEEEPTAARVRELVQSIRSSGVPTVFAELTTNDRVLRVVASEAGVEISDRVLIADGIGRRGSPEGSYQGMLEYNTCAIVDGLGGTCSPFVSSVVD